The proteins below are encoded in one region of Oxyura jamaicensis isolate SHBP4307 breed ruddy duck chromosome 22, BPBGC_Ojam_1.0, whole genome shotgun sequence:
- the LSM1 gene encoding U6 snRNA-associated Sm-like protein LSm1 isoform X1 has translation MNYMPGTASLIQDIDKKHLVLLRDGRTLIGFLRSIDQFANLVLHQTVERIHVGKKYGDIPRGIFVVRGENVVLLGEIDLEKESDTPLQQVSIEEILEEQRLELQAKQESEKLKVQALKERGLSVPRADTLDEY, from the exons ATGAACTACATGCCGGGCACGGCCAGCCTCATCCAGGACATCGACA AGAAGCACCTGGTGCTGCTGCGCGACGGCCGGACGCTCATCGGGTTCCTGCGCAGCATCGACCAGTTCG CGAACTTGGTGTTGCACCAGACCGTGGAGCGCATCCACGTGGGCAAGAAGTATGGGGACATCCCTCGAGGCATCTTCGTCGTGAGAGGCGAGAACGTCGTCCTGCTGGGGGAAATA GACCTGGAGAAGGAGAGCGACACGCCGCTGCAGCAGGTCTCCATCGAGGAGATCCTGGAGGAGCAGCggctggagctgcaggccaAGCAGGAGTCGGAGAAGCTGAAGGTGCAGGCGCTGAAGGAGCGGGGCCTCTCGGTGCCGCGGGCGGACACCCTGGATGAGTACTAA
- the LSM1 gene encoding U6 snRNA-associated Sm-like protein LSm1 isoform X2 produces the protein MNYMPGTASLIQDIDKKHLVLLRDGRTLIGFLRSIDQFANLVLHQTVERIHVGKKYGDIPRGIFVVRGENVVLLGEIVSNKTWRRRATRRCSRSPSRRSWRSSGWSCRPSRSRRS, from the exons ATGAACTACATGCCGGGCACGGCCAGCCTCATCCAGGACATCGACA AGAAGCACCTGGTGCTGCTGCGCGACGGCCGGACGCTCATCGGGTTCCTGCGCAGCATCGACCAGTTCG CGAACTTGGTGTTGCACCAGACCGTGGAGCGCATCCACGTGGGCAAGAAGTATGGGGACATCCCTCGAGGCATCTTCGTCGTGAGAGGCGAGAACGTCGTCCTGCTGGGGGAAATAGTAAGTAATAA GACCTGGAGAAGGAGAGCGACACGCCGCTGCAGCAGGTCTCCATCGAGGAGATCCTGGAGGAGCAGCggctggagctgcaggccaAGCAGGAGTCGGAGAAGCTGA